The genomic window TCCGGAGGATTCGCCCGAGGAGCTTCGCAACCAGGCGCTTCCACCTGAGATTATGGGCCCACCGATCGTCTTTCTTGCCTCCGATTCGTCCCATGGCATCAACGGAGAGCGCGTCGTTGCCATTGACTTCGACTCATGGAGAACCGCGAGGCAGGTCGCCAAAGGTCGGCCCGCACCATAAATCGCGAAACAGAGGACTCCCTGCCGATCATCGCTCCCCTTCTTACCGGACGACACTCAGCGTCCGCTGAGGTACTAAGGCGCGTCGACCAACGACATCGTATAGGGTAAACGTTTGGTTGCCAATCGCTAAACTTCCGTCATCATAACGGCAGCAACGTGTTGTTGGGAGGCAAAATACCTGAGATCGTAAGGCTCAACCGCCAGCTCTACCTCGATGTAAACCACTTTGCTATCGCTACCCCATGGGCACATGGATTCATGGCCGGATACGCTCACCTGATCGGTATTGGTCTCCTCGCGCTCCTGCTTCTCGTAGCTTGGTGGCGTGCACGCTCACGTCCTAATCCAGAACGAAGTGTAGCGAGGGTGTTGTGGGCGGCAGGCGGCACCATCATCGCCGAAGGGATCTCGCACGACGTTTTGAAACCATTGATTGCCGAGCGGCGCCCCTACCTTACTCTCGCCCATGTCGAGGTGCTCCTTACCCGCACGAATGGTTTCAGTTTTCCAAGTGGACACGCAACGATTGCTGGTGCAGTCATTGTGGGACTCTGGCTCAGCCGGGATCGGCTCATGACGTTGCTGGCGATCCTTGTTGGGGTATTCCTGGCCTTTGGCAGGGTCTATGTGGGGATGCACTACCCTGGCGATGTCGTGGCCGGACTCATCTTTGGAGGTCTTCTTGTCTGGGTTTTGTCGCCGCTCGGCGTGTGGTTGCTGACCAAGATTACCAGAGTGATTCATAAATCCTCCATGACGAGCTGGCTCGTCGCGAGTTCCACCGGTGCCCATGTGCATGCGTCATCGTAAATCTCGATCGTTACGTAGGGCCACAGGCGCGCCGATACCCTACGATTGACCGTTAGCACCCAGTCGTTCGTGTCCAATCGGACCTGCGCAACCACGGTTGAGTAGGCGCAGTTGAACACTCGCAGTTGAGCGCTCATATCGCTATCCTTCCTCTTCGCAAGTACCGGACCACCCCCGGCCTCCACAGCAAAACTCGCCGATCGAAACCATCAGGTTCTCATCAGAGGTAGTGCCAGCTGTCGAGCTCTAAGCACATCTCGCACGCATTTGTATCCTTTTTCGTGGCTCATCCGTCTATAGAGCAAGAACTTCAAAAAGGAGAACATCATGAAAAAGACCGTTGGAACCACAGACCGAATCATTCGAATCGTAATCGCAGCCGCCGCTATCGTCCTTGCTTTCATTGTTGGGGCCAGTAGCGCCTGGGGGATCGTCCTCTTTATCGTGGCAGCTGTAATGGTGGTCACGGGGTCGACGTCCTATTGCCCGCTTTATAGCATGGCTAAGATCAGCACCCGCGATGACGGCAAGAAGCACCACATCGGTCGATAGGCACTATGTCCCGGGGCCGCTAGAGCGGAATGCACAGGAGTGTGTTGATCGGGCGTAGTCTTTGCTAGATGGTTACACACGATGATCAGAAGGCTCCCGAACCAGATTTTGGGAGCCTTCTCTCACTGGAGATCCAAGGTCTCTATCGTTATGCGTACTCGCTAATCGGTCGACCCGCAGAGGCCGAGGATGTCGTCGGCGAGACGCTGCTTCGAGCCCTGGAACGTCAAACCCAGTTCCACAACCAAACACCACTGCGGAGCTGGCTTCACCAGATTCTGAGGAATATCGCGATCGATCGCAGCCGGCACCAATCACACGAAAGCTTGGTTGAAGAGGTGGAGTCGACCTGGAGTGACGAGCGTTATCGAGTGGACGCCGAGATGATCCTAGAACGACTGGAGCTGAGAGGCGAACTACAGGAGGCTCTCTTTCATCTGCCTGTCAAATACCGAGAGGTTGTCGTACTTCACGATGCGGAGGGCTGGTCCACACCCGAAATCGCAACCATGCTAGAGGTTGCACTACCCGCCATCAAACAACGACTCAGGCGCGGTCGCATGATGCTCGTGACAAGTCTCGCCAAAGGAGCAGAACGAAAAGTGGCAAATCGAAATGTGGTAATGCGTTGTGCGGATGCGCGTTACCAAGTATCTGATTACATCGACGGTGATCTCCCGGCAGAACAGGCCTCTCTCCTTGAGGCACACCTCGCCTCCTGTGCTACCTGTCCAAGCCTGTACACGTCGTTGGTCGGCGTCACCGCATCACTTGGATCCTTGCGCGATCCCAACACCGTCGTCCCATCCGATCTCGCCCAACGGATCACGATGAAGTTAGCCACCAAAGCTCGCGCTCCTGGCAAACCAGCAGCCCCTTCGTAGTCGGAACCTGCGAATCACCCCTGTGGTCCAGGCCATACGGTCTATCGCCAGCCTCAATGACAACCACTGCGCAACGGCCCCCACTTGGTTGCGGCGAACATCGTTACTCCGGCCATGTCACGGTGCTCGAGTCCACCCATGGCATCGCCCCTCTTTGTGTCAATGACCGCGGAGCGTTAGCGATCCCCGACACGAACCCGACAACCCCTATCCAGTCATCCACACACCTTCTCAACCTCCAACCTATGGATAGCAACCCGCCGATGAGAAGATCCTGTCACGCGCACCCCGTCACGATATCAGATATGGATGTTCTTCTATCTCGAAATGCCGGAGACATCAAAGCCGCACAGAATTCCCGATATCGCCCATGAACTGGTCGCTTACAAATAATGGTCGGCCACTCCGCAACCAACGACCGGCACTCATCTCATCGCCAACACACTTCGGCCCGGTAGAATGAATATACCCCAATAGGTATGAAACACACGAAGGAGGAGTCCCTTGGACCTCGAGATTCAAATTCACGAATTCGAAGCTATCCACGGCGATGAGATGGAGATCATCGATGTCCGTGAGGAGTGGGAGTATGCGGCTGGCCACGTACCAGGAGCGGTCAATGTGCCACTCTCCACCCTGGCCGATAACCTTGATGCCATCCCAAATACTCGCCACTACGTCATCTGTGCCTCAGGCGGTAGAAGTCTACGGGCTGCAGAGGCCCTCCGGAGTGCTGGCTACGAGTCAGTTTCGGTAGCAGGAGGCACCATCGCTTGGATCAATCGCGGCAATGAGGTGGTCGTCGATGACGACGAGGAGCAGTCAGCTTAGGCCGCAAGCCGCGGGCTTCTGTCATCATTCCCCGCCTGGTTGGGGCAACAAAGAAAAGTTGCTCGTGACACCGATAAGCGATAGATTGGGTCTGTTAGCGATCAGTCGCATAATCAAGGGGGGAATGATGACTTCAAACGAAAATCTGCCTGATCTACCGCCAATGGTGCGTGATAGCCAACTTGTTCCGCCGTCCCTCGCCCCTTCATCGCGGTTACCGGTCAAGACCGAGGCTGAGTTTTGGGATCTCTATCAGCGATCCCTTCGAGATCTCGGTGCCTACTGGCAGGAGGTCGCCAACAGCTTCGAGTGGATGGACGGTTGGCCATCTAG from Ferrimicrobium sp. includes these protein-coding regions:
- a CDS encoding phosphatase PAP2 family protein; the encoded protein is MLLGGKIPEIVRLNRQLYLDVNHFAIATPWAHGFMAGYAHLIGIGLLALLLLVAWWRARSRPNPERSVARVLWAAGGTIIAEGISHDVLKPLIAERRPYLTLAHVEVLLTRTNGFSFPSGHATIAGAVIVGLWLSRDRLMTLLAILVGVFLAFGRVYVGMHYPGDVVAGLIFGGLLVWVLSPLGVWLLTKITRVIHKSSMTSWLVASSTGAHVHASS
- a CDS encoding DUF2892 domain-containing protein codes for the protein MKKTVGTTDRIIRIVIAAAAIVLAFIVGASSAWGIVLFIVAAVMVVTGSTSYCPLYSMAKISTRDDGKKHHIGR
- a CDS encoding sigma-70 family RNA polymerase sigma factor: MVTHDDQKAPEPDFGSLLSLEIQGLYRYAYSLIGRPAEAEDVVGETLLRALERQTQFHNQTPLRSWLHQILRNIAIDRSRHQSHESLVEEVESTWSDERYRVDAEMILERLELRGELQEALFHLPVKYREVVVLHDAEGWSTPEIATMLEVALPAIKQRLRRGRMMLVTSLAKGAERKVANRNVVMRCADARYQVSDYIDGDLPAEQASLLEAHLASCATCPSLYTSLVGVTASLGSLRDPNTVVPSDLAQRITMKLATKARAPGKPAAPS
- a CDS encoding rhodanese-like domain-containing protein, whose translation is MDLEIQIHEFEAIHGDEMEIIDVREEWEYAAGHVPGAVNVPLSTLADNLDAIPNTRHYVICASGGRSLRAAEALRSAGYESVSVAGGTIAWINRGNEVVVDDDEEQSA